From a region of the Danaus plexippus chromosome 22 unlocalized genomic scaffold, MEX_DaPlex mxdp_27, whole genome shotgun sequence genome:
- the LOC133320405 gene encoding lysozyme-like yields the protein MAERRVCVVTVILLLSTFVNSKVFTRCQLTRELLKNHFHQKTFLSNWVCLIEQESDRNTSAHIVKTPRKQYYGLFQIGSEWCKEGKKGGKCDIACESLLDDDIRDDCACAYKIFENEGFKYWTKWETRCKGERLPDIEKCPDWQHPPRASPERMKRTLNRQRRRATLKLQVYKKNLIVYKK from the exons ATGGCGGAACGCCGTGTGTGTGTTGTTAcggttatattattgttatcaaCCTTTGTTAATAGTAAGGTTTTCACACGGTGCCAATTGACGCGGGAGCTATTGAAAAATCATTTCCATCAAAAGACTTTCCTTAGTAACT GGGTTTGTTTGATAGAGCAAGAAAGTGACAGAAACACATCAGCTCATATTGTCAAAACACCAAGAAAGCAATATTACGGCTTGTTTCAG aTAGGGAGCGAATGGTGTAAGGAGGGTAAAAAAGGTGGCAAATGTGACATCGCTTGCGAAT CTCTACTAGATGATGATATAAGAGATGACTGCGCGTGcgcatacaaaatatttgaaaacgaGGGATTCAAGTATTGGACTAAATGGGAAACTCGGTGTAAGGGGGAAAGATTACCAGACATTGAAAA ATGTCCAGATTGGCAACATCCTCCGAGGGCTTCTCCAGAACGAATGAAAAGAACATTAAATAGACAGAGAAGACGAGCGACACTCAAGTtacaagtttataaaaaaaatctaattgtttataaaaaataa
- the LOC116773564 gene encoding TLR4 interactor with leucine rich repeats-like, translating into MWLTGALSILCLSSVLSDWHCPEISSRPLAECSCDLPHTLRCTGDHNALQIIGRHLREQRARNKNTAVSLLDCALRGLSSLTSASVSELAGVGLHGLVISSGDIKRVQSGAFNSISSTLLALGLPNNQLPLVPTEAIVRLVHLDRLDLSNNKIHTLDANSFKGVHNLTYLDISDNQLTSIADGAFQPLIKLNVLRLRGNLLKVSALTALKEANMLKELDVSSNALEGPVGPSTVPSLSYLETLHLSDNTFASIRRGALAGLTNLTLLNLHNNQIDVLEDYAFKHLTNLSHLDLSHNEIVAVSGASLAQLANLAYLDLSHNFLRSLSADPLKALNRLTNLLLHDNDISMIEDGALTLHKDLRRFTIEDNPLNCDCLMAGFARWLREAKNLPQSDKSAAVCATPPHLEGALISRLSKNKLCDDDHVENQKAIDQANYDYNKVDDNIIDEDKIDDLLYGEKIDGLDDDAYDEEMEVPGEEDLPISKSTVRLMDAWYDDEEVHLSWTIEPLSTLRYRCTGVTASKAGGLPKHIACHRAPPANIVLRGFKIDPLEKYTFCVALEEMDTKDMPIALVLGCGTPSLVRQRVEYVTVRSEPITVPILEPIRVSEVRSNITSDGLLTVLISVLGIPPPKQYVLPRSQRVSMPDRYLHNCYVILAVLDRGSLVAQKDTPCQDTLEVTMEGFVRGPYEVCATISKLKTDSVHKICIVPQLLEPVGSLQMKTGLKNLNTALVGLALGLMIIVIALVWFVRKMLKKPTEFQTHRCFRPEPVAEENTRASYVMLTTTATSKV; encoded by the exons ATGTGGCTAACAGGGGCGCTGTCAATACTGTGTCTTTCAAGCGTGCTGTCTGATTGGCATTGCCCAGAAATAAGTTCTCGTCCTTTAGCTGAATGCTCCTGCGATTTACCTCATACTTTAAGATGCACTGGCGACCATAATGCTTTACag ATAATTGGTCGTCACTTAAGAGAGCAGAGAGCTAGGAACAAAAATACAGCTGTATCTTTGCTTGATTGTGCTTTACGAGGCTTGTCTTCTTTGACATCCGCGTCGGTATCTGAACTGGCGGGGGTTGGCTTACACGGCCTGGTTATATCATCTGGAGATATTAAACGAGTGCAGTCTGGAGCTTTCAATAGCATATCATCAACTTTACTAGCCTTGG GTTTACCTAACAATCAATTGCCGTTAGTACCGACAGAGGCAATAGTACGTTTGGTACATCTAGATCGTTTGgatctttcaaataataaaattcacactTTGGATGCGAATTCGTTCAag GGAGTACATAATCTTACTTACCTTGACATAAGTGATAACCAGTTGACAAGCATTGCTGATGGAGCTTTTCAACCTTTGATTAAACTGAATGTGTTGAGGTTAAGGGGTAATCTACTTAAAGTTTCCGCTTTGACAGCTTTAAAG gaaGCGAACATGTTAAAAGAACTTGATGTATCCAGTAATGCCTTAGAAGGACCTGTAGGTCCGTCGACAGTGCCTTCACTAAGCTATTTGGAGACTCTTCATTTATCAGATAATACTTTTGCGAGTATACGACGTGGGGCTCTTGCAG gtCTTACAAATTTGACTCTATTGAATCTACATAACAACCAAATAGATGTGCTTGAAGATTACGCgtttaaacatttaactaaCTTGTCTCATTTGGATTTGTCTCATAATGAAATTGTAGCTGTCTCCG GTGCTTCATTAGCTCAACTAGCAAATTTGGCGTATTTGGATTTATCTCACAATTTCCTCCGATCATTGTCAGCTGACCCACTCAAAGCTCTCAATCGTTTAACAAATCTTCTTCTTCATGACAACGACATATCTATGATCGAAGATGGTGCTCTAACACTCCACAAAGACCTGCGAAGATTCACTATCGAAG ATAATCCACTTAATTGCGATTGCTTAATGGCCGGCTTTGCGAGGTGGTTGCGGGAGGCAAAAAATCTGCCTCAATCTGATAAATCAGCCGCAGTTTGTGCCACGCCACCTCATTTGGAAGGAGCATTAATTTCCCGACTATCTAAAAACAAGCTATGTGACGATGACCACGTTGAGAATCAAAAAGCTATAGATCAAGCTAACTATGATTATAACAAAGtagatgataatattatagatgAAGATAAAATTGATGATTTATTGTATGGTGAAAAAATTGATGGATTGGATGATGATGCTTATGACGAGGAAATGGAAGTTCCCGGGGAAGAAGATCTGCCGATATCTAAGTCAACG GTGCGTTTGATGGATGCGTGGTATGATGATGAAGAAGTACATTTGTCCTGGACAATAGAACCCCTCTCGACTCTTCGATATCGGTGCACAGGTGTGACAGCTTCCAAGGCTGGTGGTCTTCCCAAGCATATCGCCTGCCATAGAGCACCACCAGCCAATATCGTGTTAAGAGGTTTTAAAATTGATCCCTTAGAAAAGTATAC tttttgtGTGGCTCTGGAAGAAATGGATACCAAAGATATGCCCATAGCCTTAGTTTTGGGCTGTGGGACGCCATCTCTGGTTAGACAACGAGTAGAATATGTCACAGTACGCTCTGAACCCATTACTGTGCCCATATTAGAACCTATAAG AGTCTCCGAAGTGCGATCTAACATCACCAGCGATGGATTGCTAACTGTCCTAATATCCGTTTTGGGAATACCGCCTCCAAAGCAATACGTTTTACCAAGATCCCAAAGAGTGTCAATGCCCGACAGATATCTACACAATTGCTATGTAATTCTAGCAGTTCTGGATAGAGGGTCCTTAGTGGCCCAAAAAGATACGCCGTGTCAGGATACCTTGGAAGTAACAATGGAAGGCTTTGTAAGAGGTCCATATGAAGTATGTGCAACCATTTCCAAGTTAAAAACAGACAGTGTACATAAAATTTGCATTGTCCCACAACTTTTAGAACCAGTTGGATCTTTACAAATGAAGACCGGACTTAAAAATCTAAACACGGCTCTAGTGGGACTTGCTTTAGGACTAATGATTATCGTTATAGCTCTTGTATGGTTTGTTAGAAAGATGTTGAAAAAACCTACAGAATTTCAAACCCATAGATGTTTCAGGCCTGAGCCAGTCGCAGAGGAAAATACAAGAGCTAGTTACGTAATGTTGACAACTACAGCTACATCTAAAGTATGA